One stretch of Bacteroidota bacterium DNA includes these proteins:
- the era gene encoding GTPase Era has translation METTSPNFRAGYVALIGEPNVGKSTLLNSLLQQKISIVTNKPQTTRHKILGIHSGKDYQIVFLDTPGIIKPKYLLQEVMMHFASQAVEDADVVLLLVDAEKVKGKSYDRNNEAVEKIKAANKTTFLIVNKIDLLKKEEILPMLADLQSLFPFDEIIPLSALTKFNTNELLTTLVKYLPENPPYYDTEIVSDAQERFFVSEMIREKIFEYYEQEIPYSTTVDIIEFKERENGKHYISADIVIERNSQKGILIGKEGRALKRLGSVSRKSIEEFLGHEVFLELHVKVRSDWREDKNWLDRFGYKEE, from the coding sequence ATGGAAACCACCTCACCCAATTTTCGCGCGGGATATGTTGCTCTGATCGGCGAACCGAATGTCGGCAAATCGACATTATTAAATTCACTGTTACAGCAAAAAATCTCCATCGTTACCAATAAACCGCAGACCACCCGTCATAAAATCCTTGGCATTCACAGCGGAAAAGATTATCAAATTGTTTTTCTGGATACACCGGGAATTATTAAACCAAAATATCTTTTACAAGAAGTGATGATGCATTTCGCTTCTCAGGCCGTGGAAGACGCTGATGTTGTGCTGCTGCTGGTGGATGCGGAAAAAGTAAAAGGAAAGTCGTACGATAGGAATAACGAGGCTGTGGAAAAAATTAAAGCGGCGAATAAAACCACCTTTCTTATCGTTAACAAAATTGACCTGTTGAAAAAGGAAGAGATCTTGCCGATGTTGGCGGATCTACAATCTCTCTTTCCGTTTGATGAAATCATTCCTCTTTCTGCACTGACGAAATTCAACACAAATGAATTACTCACGACACTGGTAAAATATCTTCCTGAAAATCCTCCATACTATGATACGGAGATTGTCAGCGATGCACAGGAGCGTTTTTTTGTGAGCGAAATGATCCGCGAAAAAATCTTTGAATATTATGAACAGGAAATACCGTATTCTACCACCGTGGATATTATCGAGTTCAAAGAGCGGGAAAACGGAAAACATTATATCTCTGCCGATATCGTCATCGAACGAAATTCACAAAAGGGGATTTTGATTGGCAAAGAAGGACGAGCATTAAAACGGCTTGGAAGTGTATCACGTAAATCAATTGAAGAATTTCTCGGTCACGAGGTTTTTCTGGAATTACACGTGAAGGTCCGAAGCGACTGGCGAGAAGATAAAAACTGGCT